One genomic segment of Acinetobacter oleivorans DR1 includes these proteins:
- a CDS encoding 3-deoxy-7-phosphoheptulonate synthase has protein sequence MNALNTLLTQSNTKETPVSLPVQLKAKYPLAHSFVRQIAEHRQTIQNILIGKDPRLMVITGPCSIHDPVAVLEYAERLQKLQEKVKDQIFIVMRAYIEKPRTTVGWKGFMYDPNLDGSSNLQLGLERSRELYLQIIEKGLPIASEILSPMATGYFDDLLAWGAIGARTSESQIHREISSHMPYSIGFKNGTDGSIQIALDAIQSAQNEHQFLGMNQQGLPSVIQSAGNPLPHLILRGANHGPNYDLASIQAIREKHKQNLPALVIDCSHGNSSKDPLRQPEVLQQIVAERLKTQVKGVMIESHLVDGSQKISCDMTYGQSVTDGCLGWEKTEQLLLSVSEQLKVKELAHSA, from the coding sequence ATGAATGCCCTAAATACTTTATTGACACAAAGCAATACAAAAGAAACACCAGTTAGTTTACCTGTCCAGTTAAAAGCAAAATATCCGCTTGCACACTCTTTCGTGCGTCAAATTGCCGAACATCGCCAAACTATTCAAAATATTCTTATCGGCAAAGATCCTCGGTTAATGGTAATTACAGGGCCTTGTTCAATTCATGATCCGGTTGCAGTACTTGAATACGCTGAAAGATTGCAAAAATTACAAGAAAAAGTAAAAGATCAGATTTTTATCGTGATGCGTGCATACATTGAAAAACCGCGTACAACTGTGGGTTGGAAAGGTTTCATGTACGATCCAAATTTAGATGGCTCATCAAATTTACAACTTGGTTTAGAAAGGTCTCGTGAACTTTACCTGCAAATTATTGAAAAGGGTTTGCCAATTGCGAGTGAAATTTTAAGTCCAATGGCAACTGGTTATTTTGATGATTTATTGGCTTGGGGCGCAATTGGTGCTCGTACCAGCGAGTCTCAGATTCATCGTGAAATTTCAAGCCACATGCCATACAGCATTGGTTTCAAGAATGGTACAGATGGCTCAATTCAGATTGCATTAGATGCAATTCAGTCAGCACAAAATGAGCATCAATTTTTAGGAATGAATCAACAAGGCTTGCCTTCAGTGATTCAGAGCGCTGGCAATCCGTTACCGCACTTGATCTTGCGTGGAGCGAATCATGGGCCAAATTATGATTTAGCTTCAATTCAGGCAATACGAGAAAAACATAAACAAAATCTTCCTGCATTAGTCATTGACTGTAGTCATGGCAACAGCAGTAAAGATCCATTGCGTCAGCCAGAAGTTTTACAGCAAATCGTTGCTGAACGTTTAAAAACACAAGTAAAAGGTGTCATGATTGAAAGTCATTTGGTTGATGGTAGCCAAAAGATTTCTTGTGATATGACGTATGGGCAGTCAGTAACTGATGGTTGTCTAGGTTGGGAAAAAACCGAGCAACTTTTGTTAAGTGTTTCTGAGCAATTAAAAGTGAAAGAGTTAGCTCATTCTGCTTAA
- the clpA gene encoding ATP-dependent Clp protease ATP-binding subunit ClpA — protein MLSRQLEVSLRLAVSMARQKRHEFLTVEHLLLALLDNDSAVNALKACGADIVSLRKELEEYVEQHTPKLGENSEQAPHPTESFDRILQRAIFHVQSSGGDRTVEGADVLVAMYSERDSFAVYLLKRHQINRLTLTQYLSHGTRKDEVQVEEEVEDIEGETSAGNAGPLELYTLNLNVEAQKGKTDPLIGREKEIERTAQILCRRRKNNPLLVGDPGVGKTSIAEGLAWLIVNGKAPKPLSQAEVYSLDIGALVAGTKYRGDFEKRLKQLLNALKKNPNAILFIDEIHMIIGAGSSMGSTMDASNLIKPALANGTLRCIGSTTFQEYRQVFEKDHALSRRFQKIDVNEPSIAETIDILRGLKSKFEDFHHVQYDDKALVSAVELSAKFINDRFLPDKAIDVIDEAGAQRRLKAESDDSLITVENIEDIVSKIARIPPKTVSKDDKSVLENLERDLKRVVFGQDEAITALGSAIKLSRAGLKSPDKPVGSFVFAGPTGVGKTEVTKQLAKLLGVELVRFDMSEYMERHAVSRLIGAPPGYVGYDQGGLLTDAIHKNPHCVLLLDEIEKAHPDVFNLLLQIMDHGALTDNNGRKSDFRNVIIVLTTNIGAESISRASIGFTEQDHSSDNQEAMKRAFSPEFRNRLDSVIQFKSLPTTVIESVVDKFLTELQAQLDDKQVVLDVDQSARDWLATNGYDRLMGARPMQRLIQEHLKKPLAEMILFGELADHGGNVAVSVKNEDGKAVGLKLEVFEDHHTAEPA, from the coding sequence ATGCTCAGTCGTCAATTAGAAGTATCATTACGTTTGGCTGTTAGCATGGCTCGTCAAAAGAGACATGAGTTTCTTACAGTTGAACATTTATTATTAGCACTACTCGACAACGATTCGGCCGTGAATGCTTTAAAAGCATGTGGGGCTGATATAGTTTCTTTACGTAAAGAATTAGAAGAATATGTAGAACAACATACTCCTAAGCTTGGCGAAAATAGCGAGCAAGCGCCTCATCCAACAGAAAGTTTCGACCGCATTTTGCAACGTGCTATTTTCCACGTGCAATCAAGTGGCGGCGATCGTACTGTTGAAGGTGCAGATGTTTTGGTCGCAATGTATTCAGAGCGTGATTCTTTTGCTGTGTATTTGCTTAAACGTCATCAAATCAATCGATTGACATTGACTCAATACTTGTCTCATGGGACGCGTAAAGATGAAGTGCAAGTTGAAGAAGAAGTTGAAGATATTGAGGGTGAAACTAGCGCGGGCAATGCAGGACCATTAGAGCTTTATACGCTGAACTTAAATGTTGAAGCGCAAAAAGGTAAAACTGATCCACTTATTGGCCGTGAAAAAGAAATTGAACGTACAGCTCAAATTCTGTGCCGCCGTCGCAAAAATAACCCATTGCTTGTCGGTGATCCGGGCGTTGGTAAAACCTCGATTGCTGAAGGTTTAGCATGGTTAATTGTGAATGGTAAGGCGCCTAAACCTTTAAGTCAGGCTGAAGTCTATAGCTTAGATATTGGTGCATTAGTTGCTGGCACCAAATATCGTGGTGATTTTGAAAAACGTTTAAAACAATTGCTTAATGCTTTGAAGAAAAATCCAAATGCGATTTTATTCATTGATGAAATTCATATGATCATTGGCGCAGGCTCAAGTATGGGCAGCACAATGGATGCTTCGAATTTGATCAAACCGGCTTTGGCTAATGGTACTTTACGTTGTATCGGTTCAACGACGTTCCAAGAATATCGTCAGGTTTTTGAAAAAGACCATGCGTTATCACGTCGTTTCCAGAAAATTGACGTCAATGAGCCAAGTATTGCTGAAACAATTGATATTTTGCGTGGCTTGAAATCTAAATTTGAAGATTTCCACCACGTACAATATGACGATAAGGCATTGGTATCAGCTGTAGAGCTTTCTGCTAAATTCATTAATGATCGTTTCTTGCCAGATAAGGCAATTGATGTGATTGACGAAGCTGGTGCTCAGCGTCGTTTGAAAGCTGAAAGCGATGATAGTTTGATTACGGTAGAGAATATCGAAGATATCGTTTCTAAGATTGCTCGTATTCCGCCTAAAACTGTTTCTAAAGACGATAAGTCAGTGCTTGAAAATCTTGAGCGTGATTTAAAACGCGTTGTGTTTGGTCAAGATGAGGCAATTACTGCTTTAGGCTCAGCGATCAAGTTGTCTCGTGCTGGGTTGAAATCACCAGATAAGCCAGTAGGTAGTTTTGTTTTTGCTGGCCCAACAGGTGTCGGTAAAACCGAAGTGACTAAGCAACTTGCGAAGCTGTTAGGTGTTGAGCTTGTGCGTTTCGATATGTCTGAATATATGGAACGTCATGCAGTTTCACGTTTGATTGGTGCACCTCCGGGTTATGTGGGTTATGACCAAGGTGGGCTATTAACTGATGCGATTCATAAGAACCCACACTGTGTTTTATTGCTAGATGAAATTGAGAAAGCACATCCAGATGTGTTTAATCTGTTGCTACAAATCATGGATCATGGGGCTTTAACGGATAACAACGGACGTAAGTCAGACTTTAGAAACGTTATTATTGTCCTGACTACGAATATTGGAGCAGAAAGTATTTCTCGTGCGAGTATTGGTTTTACTGAACAAGATCATAGTTCTGATAACCAAGAAGCAATGAAACGTGCTTTCTCACCAGAGTTCCGTAACCGTCTAGATAGTGTTATCCAATTCAAGTCATTGCCAACAACTGTGATTGAGTCTGTGGTTGATAAATTCTTAACAGAATTACAAGCACAACTAGATGACAAACAAGTTGTACTTGATGTGGATCAAAGTGCTCGTGATTGGTTGGCAACAAATGGTTATGACCGCTTGATGGGTGCACGTCCAATGCAACGCCTCATTCAAGAACACTTGAAGAAACCACTAGCTGAAATGATTCTGTTTGGCGAACTTGCAGATCATGGTGGTAATGTGGCTGTATCAGTGAAAAATGAAGATGGCAAAGCTGTCGGCTTAAAACTTGAAGTTTTTGAAGATCATCATACGGCAGAACCAGCGTAA
- a CDS encoding alpha/beta fold hydrolase, producing the protein MPYYTMPDRENLFVRRVGRGEPVLVLSGLGMQSWQWLPFIYANRKDYEFIIPDWRGFGGSKNCAIPEQDAISSHWQDVAHLIEQLKLDNFILMGYSMGATTAMHGMKHAHLAQQLKAYLHIDQTPKISVDSTWEYGLFGPLHPQFKQLLNDIYQLLSKHKNAKYLYELSLPDRQELVRLWVDFIELQSSNPFSPLVFKTALKQPFLQKYLLPIQRLDYLFWYVENYLYHNEDYREAIQQLQCPTTFFIGRNSTLYPETGQTLIAHSVEHAKAIYFERSGHTPLLTEPKKFGHEITTFLSELKHAS; encoded by the coding sequence ATGCCATATTACACCATGCCCGATCGGGAAAATTTATTTGTTCGTCGTGTTGGTCGTGGTGAACCAGTTTTGGTTTTATCTGGTCTTGGCATGCAAAGCTGGCAATGGCTTCCTTTTATTTATGCAAACCGTAAAGATTATGAGTTTATCATTCCAGATTGGCGTGGTTTCGGTGGATCAAAGAACTGTGCAATCCCTGAACAAGATGCAATTTCTAGCCACTGGCAAGATGTCGCCCATTTAATAGAACAATTAAAACTCGATAACTTTATCTTAATGGGTTATTCAATGGGCGCTACAACGGCCATGCATGGCATGAAGCATGCTCATCTGGCGCAGCAGTTAAAAGCCTATTTGCATATTGATCAAACACCAAAAATATCTGTCGATTCAACATGGGAATATGGTCTATTCGGTCCTCTGCACCCCCAGTTCAAACAATTATTAAATGATATTTATCAATTATTATCAAAGCACAAAAATGCAAAATATCTTTATGAATTATCGCTTCCAGATCGACAAGAACTGGTTCGTCTTTGGGTAGATTTTATTGAGTTACAAAGCAGCAATCCATTTAGCCCTTTAGTTTTTAAAACAGCGCTCAAACAGCCTTTTCTACAAAAATACTTATTACCAATTCAGCGTCTAGATTATTTATTTTGGTATGTCGAAAATTATCTTTATCACAATGAAGATTATCGTGAAGCCATTCAACAATTACAATGCCCAACAACCTTCTTTATTGGTCGTAACTCGACGCTTTATCCAGAAACTGGACAGACACTTATTGCACATAGTGTTGAACACGCAAAAGCAATATATTTTGAACGCTCAGGCCATACACCTTTATTAACCGAGCCGAAAAAATTTGGGCATGAAATTACTACATTCTTATCAGAACTAAAACATGCTTCTTAA
- a CDS encoding YnfA family protein, whose amino-acid sequence MLIDSLAITRILSVFGLFIITAIAEILGCYFPYLILREGKSAWLWLPTALSLAVFVWLLTLHPAASGRIYAAYGGIYIFTALIWLRFVDQVGLTRWDILGGLIVLCGAGLIILQPQGLIR is encoded by the coding sequence ATGTTAATTGATAGTCTTGCTATAACCCGAATACTGAGTGTATTCGGGTTATTTATTATCACAGCAATTGCTGAAATTCTTGGTTGTTATTTCCCTTATCTGATTTTAAGAGAAGGCAAGTCTGCTTGGCTATGGCTACCTACAGCTTTGAGCTTGGCTGTCTTTGTATGGCTGCTGACTTTACATCCAGCGGCTTCTGGGCGCATTTATGCTGCATATGGCGGTATTTATATTTTTACTGCTCTCATATGGTTGCGTTTTGTGGATCAGGTTGGATTAACAAGATGGGATATATTGGGTGGTCTAATCGTGCTTTGTGGAGCTGGCTTAATTATTTTACAACCACAAGGGCTGATTCGTTAA